DNA sequence from the Pleurocapsa sp. PCC 7319 genome:
CACCCTTCGGGAGGTGCCCTAAAGGACTTCCTTCGGTCGCGCATTCCCTTGCCCAGATAACGCTCCTGGGTAAACGCCTTACGTCGACGCGGTGAAGCAGTGCGGTCTTGGGGGTTTCCCCCATGAGCAACTGCTGAATCCTTTAGGGGGTCGCACCTTTACTTACGAGCAATCAAATAAACTTGTCCTAACGTAACTTTGTACGGCTATACATGGCGATCGCTTTAAAGATTAGAAATTATCTCTGCTATCCCAAACGGTAGGATCGGATTGATAATCTCTAGATTCACTATCTGCCGAATCTCTCGTTGACCAAAGATCTGGTTCATGATCTCCATCACTATCATAGGCATCTAACACAGATCCATTGGCTGTCTCGACTGTCTTCCCTATCTTCTCTACAGGGTACAATCTGTCATTTACTACTACAGCTTCTAGATCTTTATCTCTATTAATTAAAATTTCATCAGAATTATTGTCACCTGTGATATCAGTAAAATCATTTAAGCTGCCATTGTTAGCTTTTGTTATATGTTGTATTTTACCTAAATTCTTAATAGTTGGTAGTTCATAAGTTTCTTTGATATTCATTATGTCTCCTCCGTTATTATTTTTTATTCTTGATGCTAAAACTTGATTGGTTTCAATTGAACCTGATATTAGCTGGATTTCTTATTTCAACTAATCCCTCATGTTCTAATTCTTCTAGAAAAGATTTCAAATCGCGATCGCATTGTTCTAAATCAACATCATATTTATTTAGAATAATACTTTTAATTTCACTAACAGCTTTAGGTTCCTGTAGTAAGTGCCAAATAGTAGCTCCAACATGATTTAAGCCATAATATTCCTCAGACTTAAGATCGAGAATTACCACTTCTTTATTTAAGTTAGAATAACGTTTATCTTTGGCTGTTACTACGATACTCATTTCTTCTATCATTAGCTTAAGATCTTATTTGGACAGATCAGGATAATTACGGATATACAGAACAAGGACTCTACATTTAGTAGTTATGCATGGTTTTTAGTTAAAACAAGAAGCTTGATTCGCTAATAATACAGAATAATGTCATTCAATTTACACCATATGCTAGCTTGTTCTCTAAATATGTAAATCAGTATTTTCAACTAAATAATTTTAACGATTAAAAATGCTAAATAAGTATTTACACGTAAATATAACTATTTATTAATTATCTTCAATATCTTAATTCTTAAGTATATTAAAATACTTAAAATTAATACGCAATAAAATTTTTTGATCTAAGGTGATCGACGTATGAATTTTGATTTGCTAAAAGCTTCTGACTGAGGATCTAAGTTGAATATAAAAAATTCTAGATAGTTTAAAGCTAAGTAGTGAAAGAGGAAATAGAGAGTACTCTGAACTTTTTAAGCACTATTATTTCAAAATTGACAGACTGGCACAGATTTAGATCTATTTAAATCTTGTAGTGTTTGTAAGCATTTAGATTAATTGGCTACACAGCTTTAATAAAGCTAAAAGCTAACCGCGAAGCGGTTTAATAGGCTAGTTTTTTGGGTTTTGATGTTTTTATAAATTAAGGTTGGCTGAAATAACAATCATGCAAATATCTAAGGTTCATTCTTCAAAAAATCCGGCAAATTTTTGGCTAACTGTTAGAAAAACACTAATTAGACAGCGTGAAGCACCTATCATCAAACAAATTTCACGCGCTCAAAATTTACCACTCTCTTTTGCTCAAGAACGTCTCTGGTTTATTAACCAATTAGAGCCAAACAGTATTGGCTATCAATTTAGTCAAGGATATTATCTAGTTAGTCCTTTAGATATCTCTGCTTTAGAAAAAAGTCTCACGGAAATCCAACGCCGCCACGAAACACTAAGAACTACTTTCGCTATCAAAAAAGGAACACCAGTTCAAATCATAGCTTCTTCCATACCTTATAAATTACCCATAATAGACCTATTAAACCTTTCAGAAGCTGAACTTAATTCGGAAATTAAAAGATTATTTAGTGAAGAATCGCAAAAACCTTTTAATTTAGCCCAAGAACCCTCCTGGCGAGTAAAATTGTTACGGATTAAAGCAGAAAAATATGTAATGCTGCTATCAATGCACCACATTGTCTATGATGGCTGGTGTTTAAGTCTCTTTTTTCGGGAATTAGTCAAGCTTTACCAAGCTTTTAATTACAATAAATCTTCTCCATTACCTGAACTGCCAATTCAATATGCTGATTTTGCCTACTGGCAGAGAGAATGGCTTAAAGATAACGTCTTAAAATCTCAACTAACTTATTGGAAAACAAAATTAGGTGGTTCCTTACCCATCTTACAACTACCAACAGATCGTCCTCGTCCAGCAATTCAAACCTATAGAGGTGCATCTCAATATCTCGCTTTTCCTCAAGATTTAACCAATTCAATTAAATCTCTAACTCAGCAAGAATGTACAACTCTGTTCGTAACTCTTTTAACAGCATTTAAAGTCTTACTTTATCGCTATACGGGACAGAAAGATATTATTGTGGGGACTCCCGTAGCCAATCGCAATCGAGCTGAAATTCAAGAAATCATCGGATTTTTTGCGAATACATTAGCATTAAGAACTGACTTATCAGGAAATCCTACTTTCAGACAGTTATTAAATCGAGTTCGTCAAGGGCAACAAGAAGCCTTAGCCCATCAAGATTTACCCTTTGAGAAACTGATAGCGGAAATACAACCTGAAAGAGATTTAAGTCGTAATCCCCTGTTCCAAGTAATGTTGGTTTTCACTAACACTCCTACTTCACTGGCAGCATCAGAACTATCAGATTTGATTGTGCGAACGATTGGTATTCCCAAAAAAACAGCCAAATTCGATCTCACTTTCTTCCTAACAGATACACCTCAAGGATTAAGAGGAATATTAGAATACCCCACTGACTTATTTGATGCTAGTACTATTACCAGATTGTTAGAGCATTTTCAGATTTTACTAGAAGGGATAGTTGCCAATCCCGATCGCCCTATATCTGAATTACCGCTCCTGGGAAGAATGGAGCGTCAGCAATTATTGATAGATTGGAACAATACCAAGACTGAGTATGCTCAAGATTTATCCATCCAGCAACTTTTTGAAACCCAAGTAGCCAAAACTCCCAAGGCGATCGCAGTCAGATTTCAAGATCAACAGCTTACCTACCAACAACTCAATAACCGTGCTAATCAACTAGCTCGTTATCTGCAAAAACTAGGAGTAAAGCCAGAAAGATTAGTTGGGATATTTGTCGAACGTTCCCTCGATGGAATAGTAGGTATATTAGGAATCATCAAAGCTGGTGCAGCTTATGTTCCCTTAGATCCATCTTATCCTCAAGAACGTCTGAGTTTTATACTCAAGGATGCTCAAATAAGTATCTTGGTAACTCAAAAGAATCTAATTGCTAAGTTACCAGCTCATTCTTGCCATCTAGTTTGTTTAGATGAGGATTGGACTGAGATTGAACGAGAACTGCCAGAAAATGTATCAACTGGAATTCTATCTGACAACCTAGCTTATATAATTTATACTTCTGGCTCGACAGGAAAACCTAAAGGAGTTGCCTTAGAACATCGAACTCTGACTAATCTTATCTCTTGGCAATTAGAAAATACGACAATATCTCAAACTGATAAAACATTACAATTTGCTCCCATCAGCTTTGATGTGTCTTTGCAAGAAATCTGGGCAACTTTGTGTAGCGGGGGAACCTTAGTTCTAATCACAACCGAATGGCGACGAGATACGAATGTCTTACTAGAGCTGCTAGAACAAGAAAAGATCGACAGAATCTTTTTACCTTTTGTTGCCCTCCAACAACTAGCAGAAGTAGCTCAAAGTAGAGAATTTGTTCCCACCAATCTACGGGAAATTATTACTGCTGGCGAGCAACTACAAATAACTCCCGCAATTAAAAGCTTATTTGAGCAACTTCCTCAATGTACTCTATACAATCACTATGGACCCTCAGAAACTCATGTAGCTACTTGCTTTAAACTTCCGAGCCTAACCAAAGACTGGTCTAATCTTCCATCTATTGGTCGTCCCATAGCTAATACCAAAATATATATCCTCGATTCTGATCTTCAATCCGTACCCATTGGTGTCCCTGGTGAGATCTATATTCAGGGCATGGGAGTAGCTAGAGGCTATCTCAATCTGACTCAACTAACTGCTGGAAAATTTATTCTTAGTCCCTTTAACTCTAAAGAAAAACTCTACAAAACAGGTGACTTAGCTCGTTATTTACCTGATGGCAAAATTGAATATATAGGTCGTTTAGACAATCAAGTCAAAATTCGAGGTTATCGTGTCGAATTAGGCGAAATAGAAGCTAATTTGGCTCAACACCCTGGGATAAAGGAAACAGCAGTTATTGTAAATCTAATTTCAATTACAGAGAATGTTCCAGACGAAAAGCGTTTAGTAGCCTATGTTGTTTTAGAAGCTGATCGACAAACTTCTAAAACCGAACTCAGAGAATTTCTCAAACAAAGATTACCAGAATACGCAGTACCAGCTACATTTATTATTCTCGATAAACTACCCTTAATTCCTAGTGGAAAAGTAGACCGTCGTCTTTTAGAAACTGTCCCTTTAACTTCTGAAGGTCAAATCGAATTAAATGCTATTCCCCTGTCAGATTGGCATTTATCTAAACAGGAGCAACAACTATTTTATCCTCAAAATCTAACTCAGGAACTGCTGGCAAGAATTTGGATCGAAGCTTTAGGAATTGAAGATTTTAATCGAGGAAAAACTGAGATTAATATTTTGGATAACTTCTTTGAAATAGGCGGTCATTCTTTAGCAGCAACTCGGATTATCAATCGGATCGAAGAAGTTTTTCAGCTAAGATTGCCCCTACGCTATTTGTTTGAAAACCCTACTATTGTGCAACTAGCAACCAAAATTGACAGTGAACTACAAACTCAATCCGATCGCGCTGTCAAAACCTGGTCTCCTTTAGTAGCAATTCAAAAAGGGGGCAACAAAATACCCTGCTTTATCGTTCCTGGGGGAGCTGGTGGGGAAAATGAATTAATGATTTATGCCAAACTCATTTACCTCCTAGGACAGTCGCAACCAGTTTATGGATTACAAATTTATGGTTTTGAAGAGAGTGGTTGGCAGGGAGAACATGGCTTTCATCCTAACGTTGAGAGTTTAGCCGCAGCTTATCTCCAAGAAATTCGTCAAGTTCAACCCCATAGTCCTTACATTATCGTCGGGGAATGCGCGGGTGGAGTTATCGCTTTTGAAATCGCGCAACAACTTTTTCAACTGGGAGAAGAAGTGT
Encoded proteins:
- a CDS encoding PqqD family peptide modification chaperone, giving the protein MSIVVTAKDKRYSNLNKEVVILDLKSEEYYGLNHVGATIWHLLQEPKAVSEIKSIILNKYDVDLEQCDRDLKSFLEELEHEGLVEIRNPANIRFN